The Amaranthus tricolor cultivar Red isolate AtriRed21 chromosome 6, ASM2621246v1, whole genome shotgun sequence genome has a segment encoding these proteins:
- the LOC130814751 gene encoding calmodulin-binding receptor kinase CaMRLK, with the protein MEWHFPFPFPFHKLLILFYLFILVDSTCTNTNTTHDFHLVLKAFNSVSGFNKSHLFPHKNCSITQLDLSFHNLSGTISWNFLRNLSQLQSLDLSHNYLKGSIPNWLWSLNSLHKVNLSTNQFGGSIGISHFSLNSTFEVQSINISHNRLTKLVNFSGFSNLTFLDVSHNNLRVLPSGFLHNVTKLEYLDVSSCNLSGSLKPIKSLKNLRYLDVSNNDLVGNFPLDFPSLENLKFLNISLNKFSGSFSKENKYYYKFGKSAFFKAGNFNFSNVLVTNSKIPHHKPLTNEKPTKEKQKNRVPPHSRKMGLEFIMGVSFGSFGIVVLLSVCLYLIHRRRKIGRNKKKWVISKPIQTPYKMDKSGPFNFETESGSSWMVEIKEPSSAPVVMFEKPLMSLSFKDLIAATCHFGRESQLAEGRCGPLYRAVLPGEIHVAIKVLENARGVDHEEAIAMFEDLSKLKHPNLLPISGYCIAGKEKLVLYEFMSNGDLHSWLHELPPGRPNIDDWSTDTWEYQTDVEADHSISNITSPEKINWLMRHRIALGVARGLAYLHHARSKPVVHGHLVPSNILLADDLEPRVADFCMGFSENVGSTQDDVYGFGLVVIELMTGQTGNSDLVNKVRRSIRDGNGANMLDQRLKLEDDLVNKAVECLRVGYLCTAENSSKRPTMKQVVGLLKDIHPS; encoded by the exons ATGGAATGGCACTTTCCATTCCCTTTCCCATTCCATAAACTCCTCATTCTCTTCTATCTCTTCATCTTAGTAGACTCAACATGCACAAACACCAACACTACTCATGACTTTCACTTAGTCCTCAAAGCCTTCAATTCTGTCTCTGGATTCAATAAATCTCATCTTTTCCCTCACAAAAATTGCTCTATTACTCAACTAGACCTCTCATTTCATAACCTTAGTGGGACAATTTCatggaacttcttaagaaaccTTTCCCAATTACAATCTTTAGATCTTTCCCATAACTACCTTAAAGGGTCTATCCCAAATTGGTTATGGTCCCTTAATTCTTTGCATAAAGTCAATCTTTCTACCAACCAGTTTGGGGGTAGTATTGGGATTTCACATTTTTCACTTAATTCAACTTTTGAAGTTCAAAGTATCAATATTTCCCATAATAGGTTGACCAAATTAGTCAATTTTTCTGGCTTTTCTAATTTGACTTTCCTTGATGTTTCACACAATAATTTGAGGGTTTTACCATCTGGGTTTCTTCATAATGTGACCAAATTGGAGTATTTAGATGTTTCAAGCTGTAATCTTTCTGGTAGTCTAAAACCCATTAAAAGCTTGAAGAATTTGAGATATTTAGATGTTTCAAATAATGATTTAGTGGGTAATTTCCCTTTAGATTTCCCATCATTGGAAAATCTCAAATTTCTAAACATTTCATTGAATAAATTCAGTGGAAGTTTCTCCAAGGAGAATAAATATTACTATAAATTTGGTAAATCTGCTTTTTTTAAAGCTggaaatttcaatttttcaaatGTTTTGGTTACAAATTCAAAGATCCCACATCATAAACCTCTTACAAATGAAAAACCCACAAAAGAGAAGCAAAAAAACAGAGTACCCCCACATTCAAGAAAAATGGGGTTAGAATTCATCATGGGTGTGTCGTTTGGTTCATTTGGAATTGTCGTTTTACTCTCTGTTTGCCTGTACCTCATCCACAGGAGAAGAAAGATAGGGAGGAACAAGAAAAAATGGGTGATTTCAAAACCAATACAAACTCCTTACAAGATGGACAAATCAGGGCCGTTTAATTTTGAAACAGAATCAGGATCATCTTGGATGGTGGAGATCAAAGAACCATCATCTGCTCCTGTTGTGATGTTTGAGAAACCATTGATGAGCTTAAGTTTCAAGGACTTGATTGCAGCCACGTGTCACTTTGGGAGGGAATCACAGCTGGCAGAAGGAAGGTGTGGACCCCTTTATAGGGCAGTACTTCCAGGTGAGATCCACGTGGCAATCAAGGTATTGGAAAATGCAAGAGGAGTTGACCATGAAGAAGCTATTGCAATGTTTGAAGATTTGTCAAAACTTAAGCACCCTAACTTGTTGCCTATTTCTGGATACTGTATTGCAG GTAAAGAGAAGCTTGTATTATATGAATTCATGTCCAATGGTGATTTGCATTCTTGGTTACATGAACTCCCTCCGGGTAGACCTAATATCGACGATTGGAGTACCGACACATGGGAGTACCAAACTGACGTTGAGGCCGATCATAGTATTAGTAACATTACATCGCCTGAGAAAATAAATTGGCTCATGCGCCATAGAATTGCCCTTGGCGTGGCTCGTGGGCTTGCATATCTTCACCATGCACGGTCCAAACCGGTGGTCCATGGACACCTTGTTCCCTCGAATATTCTCCTAGCCGATGACCTTGAGCCACGTGTGGCGGATTTTTGTATGGGTTTTAGTGAAAATGTGGGGTCTACTCAAGATGATGTATATGGCTTTGGGTTAGTGGTCATTGAGTTGATGACCGGTCAGACAGGTAATTCTGATTTAGTAAATAAAGTGAGAAGATCGATAAGAGATGGTAACGGAGCTAATATGTTAGACCAAAGACTTAAACTCGAAGATGACTTGGTGAACAAAGCGGTTGAGTGCCTTCGAGTTGGGTATTTGTGTACCGCTGAGAACAGTAGTAAAAGGCCTACAATGAAACAAGTTGTGGGTTTACTCAAGGATATACACCCAAGCTAA
- the LOC130814753 gene encoding ribosome production factor 2 homolog — protein sequence MLKIRTPKTHRGKRELEKRAPKLVEGNKKTLILHGTKTSNVLNSVLTEIYHLKKENSVKYTRKNDNIRPFEAGGETNLEFFSQKTDCSLFVFGSHSKKRPDNLVIGRFYDHHVYDLVELGVENFRSLQSFSYDKKIAPKMGSKPLIAFVGEGFESVDELKHLKEVLLDLLRGEVIDNLNLAGVDRIYVCTAVSANRVYLSHCALRLKKSGTIVPKIELVEVGPSMDLVVRRHRLPNEGLRREALKTAPDSTKKKVKNVKGDPLLGKTGKIYIPDQKLGDMALPNKAKGVKRERREAKMNRGLKKQKAEEST from the exons ATGTTGAAGATTAGAACACCGAAAACACATAGAGGTAAACGGGAGCTTGAGAAACGAGCCCCTAAACTT GTGGAAGGAAATAAGAAGACTTTGATTCTTCACGGTACAAAGACGAGTAATGTACTTAACTCGGTTTTAACTGAAATTTATCATCTTAAGAAAGAAAATTCAGTGAAATATACTAGGAAGAATGATAATATTAGGCCGTTTGAAGCTGGGGGTGAAACAAATCTCGAATTCTTTTCTCAAAAAACCGATTGTTCCCTCTTTGTG TTCGGTTCTCACTCAAAAAAGCGGCCTGATAATCTAGTTATTGGGCGTTTCTATGATCACCATGTTTATGATTTGGTAGAGCTTGGTGTTGAGAATTTTAGGTCACTTCAGTCTTTCTCATATGATAAAAAGATTGCCCCAAAAATGGGTTCCAAACCTTTAATAGCTTTTGTCGGTGAAGGTTTTGAGAGTGTTGATGAGCTCAAGCATTTAAAGGAAGTTCTCTTGGATTTATTGAGAGGAGAG GTAATTGATAATTTAAATCTTGCTGGAGTCGACCGTATTTATGTATGCACTGCTGTTTCTGCAAATAGGGTATACCTCAGTCACTGTGCATTAAGGCTTAAGAAGTCGGGAACTATTGTTCCAAAAATTGAATTGGTTGAAGTTGGACCTTCCATGGATTTGGTAGTGAGGAGACACCGTCTTCCTAATGAAGGTTTGAGGAGAGAAGCTCTGAAGACTGCTCCAGACAGCACAAAAAAGAAG GTGAAAAATGTCAAGGGAGATCCTCTGCTGGGCAAGACAGGAAAGATTTATATTCCAGATCAGAAG CTTGGAGACATGGCACTACCAAACAAAGCCAAAGGAGTAAAGAGGGAACGCCGAGAAGCCAAGATGAACAGGGGCttgaaaaaacaaaaagcaGAAGAGTCTACCTAA